The region CACAACTCAATACTTTAATCTTATCACAAGGTTTCTTCAAAGGAATTGAATCTGTAACGATTAATTCTTGAATAGCCGATTGTTCAATCTTTTCGTAAGCACTCCCTGATAATATAGCATGTGTACAGATAGCTCTAACACTTAATGCTCCTCTTTCAATCATCATATCTGCAGCTTTTGCTAACGTTCCTCCCGTATCAATCATATCATCAACTAGAATAACATTACGACCAGTAACATCACCTATCAATTCCATCTTGTCAATGATATTAGCTTGCTTACGTTGTTTGTAACAAATAACTACATCTGATTCTAAAAACTTAGAATATGCATAAGCTCTTTTAGATCCTCCCATATCAGGAGATGCAATAGTTAAATTATCTAACTTTAAGCTCTTTACATATGGTAAGAAAATAGTTGAAGCATATAAATGATCAACTGGTTTCTCAAAGAATCCTTGAATTTGATCTGCATGTAAATCCATTGTCATGATACGAGTAGCACC is a window of Myroides oncorhynchi DNA encoding:
- a CDS encoding ribose-phosphate pyrophosphokinase, producing MSHFEPDAKIFACAQSVELAEKIAKAYGVELGKVTLSHYSDGEFQPSFEESIRGRRVFLVCSTFPSSDNLMELLLMCDAAKRASARHITAVIPYFGWARQDRKDKPRVPIGAKLVAKLLESAGATRIMTMDLHADQIQGFFEKPVDHLYASTIFLPYVKSLKLDNLTIASPDMGGSKRAYAYSKFLESDVVICYKQRKQANIIDKMELIGDVTGRNVILVDDMIDTGGTLAKAADMMIERGALSVRAICTHAILSGSAYEKIEQSAIQELIVTDSIPLKKPCDKIKVLSCAPLFGEVMHNVHANESISKTFVV